Proteins encoded by one window of Aspergillus puulaauensis MK2 DNA, chromosome 4, nearly complete sequence:
- a CDS encoding putative MFS monosaccharide transporter (COG:G;~EggNog:ENOG410PW3Z;~InterPro:IPR005829,IPR005828,IPR003663,IPR036259, IPR020846;~PFAM:PF00083,PF07690;~TransMembrane:12 (i20-37o63-83i95-115o121-140i152-175o187-204i274-293o313-334i341-359o371-394i406-425o437-456i);~go_component: GO:0016020 - membrane [Evidence IEA];~go_component: GO:0016021 - integral component of membrane [Evidence IEA];~go_function: GO:0022857 - transmembrane transporter activity [Evidence IEA];~go_process: GO:0055085 - transmembrane transport [Evidence IEA]) → MAIFPLTRYTTHMGTSGLKLNFLIAGIATCAFWLFGYDMSVMGGLITEETFTVVFPEMNNADVQGIVIASFELGALVGALACLDLGDRLGRRQIIWLGMLFMLVGGILQTSAWAISQLVLGRVISGIGLGLQVATVPSWQSECAKAHSRGRWVMIEGGLQTFGVACGQLVSYGFFFVKGQAQWRTPVGIQLVPALIVFIFINYLPESPRWLIKHGHVEEGIYNLSKLRGLPDDHPDLVFERDSIIASFEAQAELAPFSYRELLDMGKTKTFHRVAIGAFMQAAQQISGINLVSTYANKILQESFSLDAGTSHLIAAMGGLEYALCSLLAVLLIEGLGRRRAFLWTTAGMSCCFAVIAGLQSTDSPTCQLTAAGFLFLFNTFFGLAWVGGPFLYSAEIAPLRCRAQANAVASAANWLFCFVVVMIIPPAFQNIGWKTYIIFAIFNACFIPVIYFFLVETRKRSLEELDVIFAAGGDPVKKEKTMPYNIPIEEARRILGLSESPIAEVIEHDEKMSE, encoded by the exons ATGGCCATCTTCCCATTGACCAGATACACAACCCACATGGGCACGTCGGGCCTAAAGCTCAACTTTCTCATTGCCGGCATTGCAACATGTGCATTTTGGCTCTTCGGATACGACATGAGCGTCATG GGCGGTCTCATTACCGAGGAGACTTTCACAGTGGTTTTTCCCGAAATGAACAACGCCGATGTTCAGGGCATTGTGATCGCCTCGTTTGAACTCGGTGCTCTTGTCGGCGCCCTTGCCTGCCTGGACCTTGGCGACCGCCTCGGTCGTCGTCAGATCATCTGGCTCGGTATGCTCTTTATGCTGGTTGGCGGCATATTACAGACCAGTGCCTGGGCCATTTCTCAGCTAGTCTTGGGTCGCGTTATCAGCGGCATCGGGCTCGGGTTGCAGGTCGCTACGGTGCCGTCATGGCAGTCTGAATGCGCGAAAGCCCATAGTCGCGGACGCTGGG TCATGATTGAGGGGGGGTTGCAGACATTTGGCGTTGCTTGCGGCCAGCTCGTTAGCTATGGATTCTTCTTTGTCAAGGGTCAGGCTCAATGGCGTACACCTGTGGGCATCCAACTTGTCCCGGCCTtgatcgtcttcatcttcattaATTATCTTCCTGAGTCACCACGCTGGTTGATCAAACATGGCCATGTGGAAGAG GGCATATACAACCTGTCAAAACTTCGAGGCCTGCCCGACGACCACCCAGACCTAGTGTTTGAACGAGATTCAATCATCGCCTCATTTGAAGCTCAGGCTGAGCTCGCTCCGTTCTCATATAGAGAACTTCTGGACATGGGAAAGACCAAGACATTCCATCGCGTCGCCATCGGTGCTTTCATGCAAGCCGCGCAGCAAATTTCCGGAATCAACTTGGTCTCAACATACGCCAACAAGATTTTGCAAGAGTCGTTCAGCCTCGACGCTGGTACATCACACCTCATCGCTGCCATGGGAGGCTTGGAGTACGCTCTATGCTCGCTTCTGGCCGTGTTGCTCATAGAAGGCCTTGGGCGTCGCCGGGCCTTTCTGTGGACTACGGCCGGCATGTCCTGTTGCTTTGCTGTCATCGCTGGGCTTCAAAGCACGGATTCGCCCACCTGCCAACTGACCGCCGCCGGGTTTCTGTTTCTCTTTAATACTTTCTTTGGCCTTGCCTGGGTTGGGGGGCCGTTTTTGTACAGCGCCGAGATTGCACCTCTGCGATGCCGCGCGCAGGCCAATGCCGTGGCGAGCGCTGCCAACTGGTTGTTCTGCTTCGTGGTGGTCATGATTATCCCACCCGCTTTCCAGAATATCGGCTGGAAGACG TATATCATATTTGCCATCTTCAATGCCTGCTTCATACCAGTCATCTACTTTTTCCTGGTTGAGACCAGAAAGAGGAGTCTCGAGGAGCTT GACGTCATTTTTGCTGCGGGTGGTGATCCggtgaaaaaagaaaagacgatGCCGTACAACATACCTATTGAGGAGGCCCGGAGGATCCTTGGTCTTTCTGAGAGCCCTATCGCTGAAGTAATAGAACACGATGAAAAGATGTCAGAATGA
- a CDS encoding uncharacterized protein (COG:S;~EggNog:ENOG410PIVS;~InterPro:IPR036864,IPR007219,IPR001138;~PFAM:PF00172,PF04082;~TransMembrane:1 (o545-563i);~go_function: GO:0000981 - DNA-binding transcription factor activity, RNA polymerase II-specific [Evidence IEA];~go_function: GO:0003677 - DNA binding [Evidence IEA];~go_function: GO:0008270 - zinc ion binding [Evidence IEA];~go_process: GO:0006351 - transcription, DNA-templated [Evidence IEA];~go_process: GO:0006355 - regulation of transcription, DNA-templated [Evidence IEA]) — MLGSFSSAPLPKRKRLSYACNYCRAKKTRCDEQFPSCQNCQLAGVPCVTVDKRRPNAPVQHRRKDLPITGRSLDIETTGLTALASPETTGVSCSSSQITPATVATLSRSASPVARGPNEWSNWDTRHLPVIPTRPGSSVVQIATQWLDLALSRLRVPRSNHVRASLSPCLASPNPPCDYAVAAVEPALPPLDELHTFAELFLKVYHVVYPFLDRQRMLLLLNEVPDIRHSGGRIRRDGKASTLLLLYLIPILGTMASPTVSEQRLDTYLGYCHSLVGHLILQPSIQSVQALLLFSMTLRLRDQLSQAWDVLALAISMSKTLRLADLTANLQSTHGSKSSSDKDSLRTWWALYVFEKFLAFDSGQNCSLDDPILSSVGRQTRTETLEHGSALDLQDYEHYLTSLANVLREMQHRSWHTWRTQSLDTTSEANARASKIRAAGAIDTLLWKWRASLPPEYQVGTPGSTDVQLTPQWAFLSFYYHLAIVVLYRNTLLLDWNEVKGEVDRYGSGEPWHVRLRNGPQICLEAARDMVSLQVTVSEAGQPSFLALGTSPLAAVYVFVIQIRRQPGSILTRTHSELMKAAMAVSQQRHSFNGAGSALHGSLEALEQYVAQLIGEAASRSSVQVNPESVEVSHDSMPTRETLPDPLEPPSLTWGSFEMLTWDWNELVPQG; from the exons ATGCTCGGCAGCTTTTCCTCGGCACCGCTTCCCAAGCGGAAGCGCTTATCGTATGCATGCAACTATTGCCGGGCCAAAAAGACACGCTGCGACGAGCAGTTCCCCAGCTGCCAGAACTGCCAACTGGCTGGTGTGCCGTGCGTCACGGTCGACAAGAGGCGCCCGAATGCCCCCGTCCAGCATCGCCGCAAGGATCTCCCCATTACCGGGCGATCCCTTGATATAGAAACAACAGGCTTGACGGCGCTGGCGTCTCCAGAAACCACGGGCGTTAGttgctcctcctcccagatCACCCCTGCTACGGTCGCGACGCTTTCACGCTCCGCCTCTCCAGTCGCAAGAGGCCCCAACGAGTGGTCCAACTGGGACACGAGACATCTCCCGGTGATTCCCACACGGCCTGGATCGAGCGTTGTCCAAATCGCAACGCAGTGGCTCGATCTAGCCCTTTCTCGGTTGCGGGTTCCACGCTCAAATCACGTCCGTGCCAGCCTCAGTCCATGCCTGGCAAGCCCAAATCCTCCATGCGATTACGCGGTTGCGGCGGTAGAACCTGCTCTGCCGCCTCTTGACGAACTACACACATTCGCCGAGCTGTTCCTCAAGGTCTATCATGTGGTGTATCCGTTTCTCGACCGTCAGAGGATGCTTCTACTCTTGAATGAAGTCCCCGACATACGCCATAGCGGTGGAAGAATACGTAGAGACGGCAAGGCTTCTACACTATTGCTCCTCTATCTGATACCTATCCTGGGCACTATGGCGAGCCCAACAGTGTCCGAGCAGCGTCTGGACACATATCTGGGTTACTGCCACTCTCTTGTTGGtcacctcatcctccaaccATCCATACAGTCGGTGCAAgccctccttcttttctcaaTGACCCTTCGTCTCCGCGACCAGTTATCGCAAGCCTGGGATGTGCTCGCACTTGCTATCTCCATGTCGAAAACATTGCGGCTTGCCGATTTGACTGCTAACCTGCAAAGCACCCACGGAAGCAAGTCAAGCAGTGATAAAGATTCCCTCCGCACATGGTGGGCCCTATATGTATTTGAAAAGTTTCTTGCCTTCGACTCTGGTCAAAATTGCAGCCTAGACGATCCAATATTATCGTCCGTAGGACGCCAAACCCGAACAGAGACCTTGGAACATGGGAGTGCTCTGGACCTCCAAGATTATGAACACTACCTGACAAGCCTAGCCAATGTACTACGCGAAATGCAACATCGCTCATGGCATACATGGCGGACACAGAGTCTAGATACAACGAGCGAGGCGAATGCGCGGGCGAGCAAAATTCGTGCAGCAGGAGCAATCGACACATTGCTGTGGAAGTGGCGGGCCAGCCTGCCGCCTGAATACCA GGTTGGGACGCCTGGCTCGACCGATGTGCAGCTCACACCTCAGTGGGcatttctctctttttaCTATCACCTAGC AATAGTTGTATTATATCGAAACACTCTCCTGCTAGATTGGAACGAGGTAAAGGGCGAGGTCGATCGGTATGGCTCTGGGGAACCCTGGCATGTCCGGCTTCGCAACGGGCCCCAAATATGTCTCGAGGCGGCTAGGGACATGGTTAGTCTCCAGGTCACAGTGAGCGAAGCCGGCCAGCCCAGCTTTCTCGCCCTCGGGACCTCACCGTTGGCGGCGGTATACGTCTTCGTTATCCAGATTCGACGTCAGCCAGGATCAATCCTGACCCGGACACACTCTGAG CTCATGAAGGCGGCGATGGCGGTCTCTCAACAACGACATTCGTTCAACGGGGCCGGAAGCGCGTTGCATGGATCCCTTGAGGCATTGGAGCAGTATGTCGCCCAGCTCATAGGGGAGGCGGCCAGTCGGTCTTCAGTCCAGGTCAACCCAGAATCTGTGGAGGTCAGCCATGACTCGATGCCCACGCGAGAGACATTACCAGATCCGCTGGAACCTCCATCGCTCACTTGGGGCTCGTTTGAAATGTTAACCTGGGATTGGAATGAACTCGTTCCGCAGGGCTAG
- a CDS encoding uncharacterized protein (COG:G;~EggNog:ENOG410QD9X;~InterPro:IPR020846,IPR011701,IPR036259;~PFAM:PF07690;~TransMembrane:12 (i46-74o86-105i117-136o142-161i173-193o205-229i250-273o279-301i313-332o338-358i378-398o410-430i);~go_function: GO:0022857 - transmembrane transporter activity [Evidence IEA];~go_process: GO:0055085 - transmembrane transport [Evidence IEA]) encodes MVESHMSPSRGERQLPEKSNAGVSTESPTERNDPTQSDFPEGGLQAWTVVFGAWCALFCTFGLVTCIGVFLEYYTDGPLATYSASSASWITSVQVFLQVGSSILWGRLYDSYGPRWLLLLGTPVYCFGLMMTSLSMRYYQIFLSQAIISSLGSGAVFNASLTSTTTWFYKRRGTVFGIVNSGSSLAGVVLPIMLSRLFKSIGFPWTLRVLGFMFLALCGFACATVKTRLPPTRRPISVKDYIRPLRELRMVLTVLGGFLYFWGMFLPLNYIIIQAQATGILPAVVPYLLPIINAVSLVGRLLSGVSADRVGRFNCIIAITAMSGIMTLALWIPGSTSTAAVITYAVFFGFGSGGYVTLFPSCVTQISEYEEIGTRLGIAQLTNAFGALTGSPLGGALIRGQDSSTGFLGLQIFCGITMVSSAVAFGAARYSQVGFRVARV; translated from the exons ATGGTGGAATCGCATATGAGCCCTTCGCGCGGGGAGCGGCAGCTGCCTGAAAAGTCCAACGCAGGCGTCTCTACAGAGAGCCCGACAGAGCGAAATGACCCAACGCAGTCAGACTTTCCCGAGGGCGGGCTACAGGCATGGACCGTGGTCTTTGGGGCCTGGTGTGCGTTGTTTTGTACATTTGGTCTCGTCACCTGTATAGGCGTGTTCCTGGAGTACTACACAGACGGGCCACTGGCAACCTACAGTGCCAGTAGCGCTAGTTGGATTACAAGTGTTCAGGTATTCCTCCAGGTTGGCAGCTCGATATTG TGGGGCCGTTTGTACGATTCATATGGTCCTAGATGGCTACTTCTCCTTGGAACTCCCGTTTATTGCTTCGGCTTAATGATGACCTCCCTGTCGATGCGATATTATCAAATCTTTCTTTCCCAAGCTATTATAAGCTCCCTTGGTTCGGGAGCCGTCTTCAATGCTAGCCtgacctccaccaccacatgGTTCTACAAAAGGCGAGGCACCGTGTTCGGCATCGTGAACTCCGGATCATCACTCGCCGGCGTCGTCTTGCCGATTATGCTGAGTCGACTGTTCAAATCGATCGGGTTTCCCTGGACGCTCCGAGTGCTTGGATTCATGTTCTTGGCTCTTTGTGGTTTTGCATGTGCGACAGTAAAGACTCGATTGCCACCTACTCGGCGTCCAATATCTGTGAAGGACTATATCCGACCTCTGAGGGAGTTGAGAATGGTCCTGACTGTTCTTGGCGGGTTTCTTTACTTCTGGGGCATGTTCCTCCCCTTGAACTATATCATCATCCAGGCACAAGCAACTGGCATATTGCCCGCGGTTGTCCCTTACCTCCTACCGATCATCAATGCAGTCAGTCTCGTCGGACGGCTGCTGTCGGGGGTTTCTGCTGACAGGGTTGGACGGTTCAACtgcatcatcgccatcacggCAATGTCAGGAATAATGACATTGGCCCTTTGGATCCCGGGCAGCACGAGCACAGCAGCCGTGATAACATACGCAGTATTTTTCGGCTTCGGGTCCGGTGGCTATGTGACCCTGTTTCCATCATGCGTGACCCAGATCAGTGAGTATGAGGAAATTGGCACGCGGCTTGGGATTGCGCAACTGACCAACGCGTTCGGTGCTTTGACTGGTTCCCCACTGGGCGGCGCCTTAATCCGTGGTCAAGACAGTAGCACAGGCTTCCTTGGACTTCAAATATTTTGTGGCATTACTATGGTTAGTTCTGCTGTAGCATTCGGAGCGGCGCGGTATTCGCAGGTAGGATTCAGAGTGGCCAGGGTCTGA
- a CDS encoding FAD-dependent oxidoreductase (COG:S;~EggNog:ENOG410PIF9;~InterPro:IPR036188,IPR002938;~go_function: GO:0071949 - FAD binding [Evidence IEA]): MAKLKVIIVGGGLAGACMANGLVNKANDLFDVSVFERDEQASNRDGYQIRLGAHALVGFRACLTDKQYRDLILCFGRSGGVVSSAPAIYDKDMQLLLDLGKFPAYTKSAPIARARLRNFLQAPLRERNIIQYGKKYVRFEVVEGHSPSESRIRAHFEDGSSEQCDILLSAEGSSSRANKQLGCDNILDDISLGAGACLGKCHLPWSVLRTLPGPMVDKGTMATTTASARLFAAAYLPDSLTKCPIYSPSNDLSGLEKPSNYDEEQAFLMVGVAWTEGPSSIEAAGLPDKKAFLREVLTQARYHPDFLSLVDALDADAIESVPWRYAKSTPVDWRQRLLSANVANPDQSIANPRVWLIGDAIHPMLPSRGMGANQAIHDTADALGPLLELAKQRNLTGCLTDDDVRVQLDLYERAMIPRAFAWVEKSSAQVLPNLDNFKGRAIITGLRLVLTVVTSVMSVMRWFGWKPNDDAPELP, encoded by the exons ATGGCTAAGCTCAAAGTGATTATAGTTGGTGGCGGCCTCGCTGGTGCCTGCATGGCTAATGGGCTCGTTAACAAAGCCAACGACTTGTTTGATGTCTCGGTTTTCGAGCGCGACGAGCAAGCTTCAAACCGGGATGGGTACCAGATTCGTCTTGGAGCGCACGCTCTGGTAGGGTTCCGCGCCTGTCTGACGGACAAACAGTACCGTGACTTGATCCTGTGCTTTGGTCGATCTGGTGGCGTTGTATCCTCTGCGCCGGCAATATATGACAAGGACATGCAGCTCTTGCTGGACCTGGGCAAATTCCCAGCCTATACGAAGAGCGCTCCGATTGCGCGTGCTCGACTTCGCAATTTCCTCCAGGCCCCTCTTCGCGAGAGAAACATCATACAATACGGCAAGAAATATGTGCGGTTTGAAGTTGTCGAAGGCCATTCACCAAGTGAAAGCAGGATTAGGGCCCATTTCGAGGATGGATCTAGCGAGCAATGCGACATTCTGCTTTCTGCTGAAGGGAGCAGTAGCCGTGCCAACAAACAGCTTGGCTGTGACAATATCCTTGACGACATCTCGCTCGGGGCTGGGGCATGCCTTGGAAAATGTCATCTCCCATGGAGCGTCCTGCGCACTCTTCCAGGGCCTATGGTCGACAAAGGAACGATGGCCACTACCACCGCGAGTGCGAGACTTTTTGCGGCAGCCTACCTGCCAGACAGCCTAACGAAGTGTCCAATTTATTCTCCCTCAAATGACCTGAGCGGCCTGGAAAAGCCCAGTAACTACGATGAGGAGCAAGCCTTTTTGATGGTCGGGGTTGCCTGGACCGAAGGGCCTTCCTCCATCGAGGCCGCTGGACTCCCGGACAAGAAGGCGTTTCTACGGGAGGTTCTTACACAGGCGAGATACCATCCAGATTTCCTCAGTCTGGTTGACGCGTTGGACGCTGACGCCATTGAAAGCGTCCCATGGCGATACGCTAAAAGCACCCCAGTGGACTGGCGACAGAGACTCCTGTCAGCCAACGTGGCCAACCCTGATCAGAGCATCGCAAACCCCCGAGTGTGGCTTATCGGAGATGCCATACACCCAATGCTCCCTTCAAGGGGAATGGGTGCGAATCAAGCAATCCATGATACGGCTGATGCTCTTGGCCCTCTCCTAGAGCTTGCCAAGCAAAGGAATTTGACAGGCTGTTTGACCGACGATGATGTTCGCGTCCAATTGGATCTGTACGAGAGAGCCATGATACCGAGAGCATTCGCCTGGGTTGAGAAAAGCTCCGCACAAGTG TTACCTAACTTGGATAATTTCAAAGGGAGAGCTATAATTACTGGCCTTCGTCTCGTTCTCACCGTTGTTACCAGTGTTATGAGTGTTATGAGGTGGTTTGGGTGGAAGCCAAACGATGATGCCCCTGAGCTTCCATGA
- a CDS encoding uncharacterized protein (COG:G;~EggNog:ENOG410Q24B;~InterPro:IPR020846,IPR005828,IPR036259;~TransMembrane:3 (i12-32o67-89i101-122o);~go_component: GO:0016021 - integral component of membrane [Evidence IEA];~go_function: GO:0022857 - transmembrane transporter activity [Evidence IEA];~go_process: GO:0055085 - transmembrane transport [Evidence IEA]): protein MAVPTPTKLGHLTPRLLRIFILASIGAMNFGYDNNWWSGAIASKEFNADFGRYVDGPDQPKRLPSSWLSTASGTPIAGWIVGCFVASYLTSSLGRRKTIMILCAVGLVGIIIAVHVCMAIHVKICPRSGAEESLIVRTVQG, encoded by the exons atggccgtgCCAACACCGACCAAGCTGGGGCATCTGACCCCACGACTGCTGCGAATCTTCATTCTCGCGTCA ATCGGGGCCATG AACTTTGGTTACGACAACAACTGGTGGTCGGGGGCGATTGCATCCAAGGAGTTTAACGCCGACTTTGGTCGATATGTCGACGGCCCTGATCAGCCCAAGAGGCTGCCCTCGAGCTGGCTCTCCACCGCCAGCGGGACTCCCATTGCCGGCTGGATCGTGGGCTGCTTCGTTGCGAGCTATCTAACCAGCAGCCTTGGTCGTAGAAAGACAATCATGATCCTGTGTGCCGTCGGCCTGGTTGGAATAATCATAGCAGTGCATGTATGCATGGCCATCCATGTCAAGATTTGCCCACGGAGCGGTGCCGAGGAAAGCCTTATCGTCCGCACCGTTCAAGGTTAG
- a CDS encoding uncharacterized protein (COG:S;~EggNog:ENOG410PGZ1) yields MQSQICHTLTIPSLPGADRIAINTGATVIANGEAINCLRQAGVPEDQLLPVSGGERIPLFTRQVRNEAKANAALRAPGVPGAPTFPIHSLAALSVEVWPSLHCLMPQDHPEVIDTGTVYTGAATPFTCTLDITLGMKHGLLRLDELVPVEKQSEGQRSFIEYVKDRKRNVFSHCDGGQLMFNFLIGDKALLWSAHLGGYESILKDLKPKPEVAILGIAGRANLNGKPFDGSAAEFAVKEIQWLESPSQVIWCLHDER; encoded by the coding sequence ATGCAGAGCCAAATCTGCCATACCCTAACCATACCAAGCCTTCCTGGAGCAGATCGCATCGCAATCAATACCGGTGCAACGGTAATAGCCAACGGCGAAGCAATCAACTGCCTCAGACAGGCAGGCGTTCCCGAAGACCAGCTGCTTCCCGTCTCCGGTGGTGAGCGGATTCCGCTTTTCACGCGTCAAGTCCGAAACGAAGCCAAGGCAAACGCAGCTCTAAGGGCACCGGGTGTTCCTGGGGCCCCTACCTTTCCTATTCATTCCCTCGCTGCGCTGTCCGTCGAAGTCTGGCCTTCGCTACACTGTCTGATGCCGCAGGATCACCCAGAGGTTATTGATACGGGAACCGTCTACACCGGTGCAGCAACCCCCTTTACCTGCACTTTGGATATCACACTCGGTATGAAGCATGGGCTTTTACGGCTAGATGAGCTTGTTCCAGTCGAAAAGCAATCTGAAGGCCAACGCTCCTTTATCGAGTACGTCAAAGATCGCAAACGCAATGTATTCTCGCATTGTGATGGAGGACAGTTAATGTTCAACTTTCTCATTGGTGACAAGGCATTGCTTTGGAGTGCGCATCTTGGAGGTTATGAGAGTATCCTGAAAGACCTGAAGCCCAAGCCAGAAGTGGCCATTCTAGGCATTGCCGGTCGAGCAAATCTGAATGGGAAACCATTTGATGGGTCCGCGGCCGAGTTCGCAGTGAAGGAGATACAGTGGCTTGAGAGCCCGTCTCAAGTGATATGGTGCCTACATGATGAAAGGTAA
- a CDS encoding Gfo/Idh/MocA family protein (COG:S;~EggNog:ENOG410PJSM;~InterPro:IPR004104,IPR000683,IPR036291;~PFAM:PF02894,PF01408;~go_function: GO:0016491 - oxidoreductase activity [Evidence IEA]), with product MPTGIALLGAGVFAKREHLPAIKSCPLLRLKAVYSRSQASAESLVAAAGEDVDSYFDSPTKPSQSLDDLFRRDDIAGVVIAVAIPATPDLIKRALAAGKHVLSEKPIAPDVKTARELIDYHHRQTSKLQWAIGENFRFWESVDKAASILKNMHGSLVTLSVTAYTFTDAETPFYHSDWRQKPEHQGGYLLDGGVHFVAVLRTLLAAVGDTVNCVAAYTTSLQEHLPPVDTVHAILRTSNGRSGTYTSSVGIEAKRMMEFEIVTDKGSVIYRPFQTEIITRQKLEGKWEEQSEPAPLMWGVKEEVAAFAEGISRGEMDSRLSPSEALEDVRIVEAMLRSGGAQGLPVDVATDTA from the exons ATGCCCACTGGAATAGCGTTGCTGGGGGCTGGTGTCTTTGCAAAGAGAG AACATTTGCCGGCCATCAAATCATGTCCATTGTTGAGATTGAAGGCCGTTTACTCAAGATCCCAGGCCTCAGCAGAGAGCCTAGTGGCTGCAGCTGGCGAGGACGTCGACAGTTACTTTGACTCGCCGACTAAGCCATCCCAGTCACTTGATGATCTATTTCGACGTGATGATATTGCTGGCGTAGTCATCGCTGTGGCTATTCCCGCCACGCCCGACCTCATCAAGCGAGCACTGGCCGCGGGAAAGCATGTACTGAGCGAAAAGCCCATTGCTCCAGACGTCAAGACTGCCCGCGAGTTAATCGACTATCACCATCGGCAGACCAGCAAGCTCCAGTGGGCCATTGGCGAGAATTTCCGATTCTGGGAATCTGTCGATAAGGCCGCGAGTATCCTCAAGAACATGCACGGAAGCCTGGTCACCCTCTCGGTCACTGCTTATACGTTCACCGACGCCGAAACCCCCTTTTATCATTCAGATTG GCGCCAGAAACCCGAACACCAGGGGGGCTATTTGCTGGACGGCGGCGTTCATTTCGTTGCAGTTCTCCGAACTTTGCTTGCTGCAGTCGGGGACACTGTAAATTGCGTAGCTGCATACACCACGTCTTTGCAGGAGCATCTTCCTCCGGTCGACACTGTCCATGCCATCTTAAGAACCAGCAATGGACGCAGTGGCACGTACACATCGTCTGTCGGAATCGAAGCCAAGCGTATGATGGAGTTCGAGATCGTGACCGACAAAGGCTCCGTCATATATCGCCCATTCCAGACGGAGATCATCACTAGGCAAAAGCTGGAAGGAAAGTGGGAAGAGCAATCGGAGCCGGCGCCGTTAATGTGGGGTGTGAAGGAAGAGGTCGCTGCGTTCGCAGAGGGTATTTCTAGGGGGGAAATGGATTCGAGGCTGTCGCCCTCCGAGGCTCTTGAAGACGTGAGGATCGTGGAAGCCATGCTGAGATCTGGTGGTGCACAAGGGCTGCCTGTGGATGTTGCTACAGACACCGCGTAG